DNA sequence from the Pedobacter sp. W3I1 genome:
AAAATGGTTCAATTACACATTAGGAGGGCTTTTACCGATTGATTTAAATGCATCGGCAAGCCACATCAGTTATTATGAGGCTTATGCTTTTGCAAGCTGGAAAGGCATGCGTTTACCAACTGAATTTGAATGGGAAATAGCAGCCGAACACTTTAACTGGGGCGAACGATGGGAGTGGACCGAAAGTGCTTATTTGCCTTATCCCGGTTTCAGTAAAGCGCCTGGCGCCATTGGCGAGTACAATGGAAAGTTTATGGTTAACCAGAAAGTACTTCGTGGTGCATCAATCGCCACTTCCGAAAACCACTCGCGTATTACTTATAGAAATTTCTTCCACCCGCATTTAAGGTGGCAATACACAGGCATCCGATTAGTAAAATAGTATAGATATGACCACCACCACTATCGAAACGACAACAGACAACAAAACACAATTCCTCCAGGAAACCTTAACGGGCTTACAATCCGAACCAAAATTTATGCTTTCTAAGTATTTTTACGATGCTACAGGAGACCGTATTTTTCAGCAGATTATGGAAATGGAGGAATATTATTTAACCAATGCAGAAATGGAAATCCTGCAATATCAGGCCAACCAGATTTCTCAGGCAATATCTGCCGATGGAACCACTTTTGATTTAATCGAACTTGGTGCCGGCGATGCCACAAAATCTATTCATTTATTAAAATCACTATTGGATAGTCAGCTGGAATTTAGTTATTTTCCGATTGATATTTCTGCTCACGTAATTTCTGATCTGGAAGAAAATTTGCCTAAAAAACTTCCCGGACTGGATATGAAAGGTTTAAATGGCGATTATTTTGATATGCTTAAAAGGGCTACAGAACAATCTAACCGTAGAAAAGTGGTGCTTTTTATGGGGGCAAATATCGGAAACATGAGTATAGCTGATGCCGAAAAATTCTGCTCATCATTAAAAAGGCTGCTTTCACCTAAGGATTTGTTGATCATTGGATTCGACCTGAAAAAAAATCCACAACAGATTCTTGCTGCATATAATGATAAAGGTGGAATTACCAGGTCATTTAACCTTAATTTGCTTCAGCGCATCAATAAAGAGTTAAATGGCAATTTCGATCTGAACAATTTTGAGCATTATGCCAGTTACGATCCTGCATCTGGAGCCTGTAAAAGTTATCTCATCAGTTTAAAAAAACAGATTGTTAATATTGGTCCTAATGCCATTCATTTTGCAGAAAACGAGTATGTTTTCATGGAAATTTCACAAAAATATTCGCTTAATGATATCGACCAGCTTGCAGAAAAAACCGGATTTAAACCGCTTCAGCGTTTCTTCGATCAACATCAATATTTTGTAGATGCCATTTGGAAGGTAGACTAGCTGCGGTTATCCAAAACCCGGAGCAATTGGTTTAAATCTTCTTCTGTA
Encoded proteins:
- a CDS encoding L-histidine N(alpha)-methyltransferase; this encodes MTTTTIETTTDNKTQFLQETLTGLQSEPKFMLSKYFYDATGDRIFQQIMEMEEYYLTNAEMEILQYQANQISQAISADGTTFDLIELGAGDATKSIHLLKSLLDSQLEFSYFPIDISAHVISDLEENLPKKLPGLDMKGLNGDYFDMLKRATEQSNRRKVVLFMGANIGNMSIADAEKFCSSLKRLLSPKDLLIIGFDLKKNPQQILAAYNDKGGITRSFNLNLLQRINKELNGNFDLNNFEHYASYDPASGACKSYLISLKKQIVNIGPNAIHFAENEYVFMEISQKYSLNDIDQLAEKTGFKPLQRFFDQHQYFVDAIWKVD